GTTGCTTTTGTTCCCTTTTTTCAGCGCGTGGAAACTGACCATGCTGGAAACCAGAAGGAACCCGGTAAGATCTACGTTCTTAAGTTTGCTTTTTAAGGGTGTATAAAAAGTGTAACTTGAGATTGCCTTTTTTCTCCGGCAGGTGTTCATGTACGATCCCTACAATGATTCCTATGAGGCCATACCCCTTAACCACTTTCACACATTCTATATGACGCCGGGAGCAGGAACAGGTACAGTCTGCTCTGTCGAGAGTTCAGAGTCAAAGGTTCTGATGTTCCTACTTCCAAGCAGTCTGAAATGCAGCATTAAAGGCCGGTTTAGCCCAATAAAGTGATTATCATTGCCGTCTGCTCCCCAGGCACCCACCAGTTGATCGTTCAGAGGGACGGAGCATTTGACCACCTTGCCATGGGATTACTGGCAGGCATAGCAACAGGAGCGGCCATGCGCTCCTTCCTCTGGGCGCCCATGTTCTTCTGCTGAGACGAGTCAATTCTGCACCTTTAGCTTAAAGATTCATGAGATCAGAGGCACATTTAGCTTAACAATTCATACGAGATCAGGAGGCTCTTTTGTAACTTCAGTTTGCTTTTGGTCGTTGCTCCTCATGTGCAATTAGGCTTTCTCCCGTGTGGTAGctgctgctttgtttttctggctTGTGTTTAAAGTACAAATCATGAACCAAATGCGTTTAAGtgcttgtttttattattattagtgattATGTCTTAGCCCACCATCAAAGTTGTTTTTGCAGTGCTACAAAGATCATGTACAGATTTTGGTGTAATCTTGGCATAACTAATGGTCCTACAAAAAAAGTTCATTTGAACACCAAACTTGTGGGGGACTAACACTTTTGCACAGTGCATCTTCAGAGTCTGCACACAAGTCAAAATCCACTTTTAGCCCTCCTCGAGTACTGGAGCATTGCTAGTAAGAACTGGTTGTATCGTTCTCAGCAACTCCTTATTAAGCAAACACAAGAAGCCTAACCATGATTTCCAGACCATTACTGATTGTCTGTAGTGATTGACGCTTTCGGAAAAGCAATTGTTACTCCTCTTTGCGCATTGCGTTACTGTGTCCATTGGCTTTGCCGCTGTCTAACTTTCCCTCTGCCCGGAGCTTGCGGATCAAGTCGTGGGGACCCTTGCCCATCAGGGCCGACGGGTATCGGTAGGAGCCCCCCAGGCGGTCCCACAGCGTGAAGTACTGGCCGTAGTTGTAGTCAAAGAACAGGTGGTGGTCGGTGTGATGCGCCGAGCCATTGATGACGCCCGTCATGGCGCTGGGAACGCGGTAGTCGCCATCGTGGATGGAGATGGTccagatgttgacaaagacatagAGGACCAAGTAGAGCACCTTGTGGAGCGGGAAGAGAAACGGGTAGATGTGGTACGGGAGACCCTGCATGAAGCCGTCAACCGGGTGGAAGGCGTGGCTGGCGAATGGCGTGGGGATTTTCCACACGTGATGTGGCTTGTGAAAGAGCTGTGGACAACGTCAGGAACAATTGATGACAGATTCATATATTGTTCTAATTGGAATACTTCATATTAATCACTTAAGATAGATAtttgaagaaatggataaattgAGGGCAAAGTTAACTCCGCCCCCAACTGGTGAAATACAGTACATTATGTCTCTGTTACTTCAAAATAGAGCAAATTCATGTTCTCACCTTATAAATAAGCTTATGATGTAGGAAGCGGTGAATCCAATAAATGCACATGTCGGTGAAAAGTAGGAAAGAGATCATACTCAGGAAGAGCCCGGTCCAACCTGCAAGTGCACAAGATCCATCAGCACCGATAAACATCGTGAGATTGAACCCAGAAACAACATTAGAGCGTACCCAAGGGAGAGTCGTGGACATTGTCGTACACTTTGCTGTATCCTCGGACTTCGGCAAAAAACAAGGCCACGGTGGGAATGCTGATCCACGGCAGAGAGGTGAGAGCGTATTTGATCTCCCTCTGAACCTGATTCTGGGGGAGGAAATTAGACATAAAACAGGGAAGAAAGCAGGTAAAACAGGGAAGAAAGGATGTGAGTACCTCTAAGAAGTGGGGATGTTTCATGAGGTTGTGGTCAAAGACAAAGTAGTAGCTGAGGGCCCCCAAACCCAGGTAGAGGATCGTCGCCCCAAGGTTGGTCACCACCAGGAGGCTTAGGATCTGCCGCAGGGCGCCGTCCTCGGACCACGACGCTGGGTACACGTACGGCGTGAAGACGTAATAGTCGGCCACGTTCAGCACGAGATCCATGGCCGAACCTGAATATGATTATCAACAATTAAAGTACAGTGGTTAAGTATTTATTTACCAGTGAGaaagcaataataataaaataataataaaatattattaaaaaagaATGGCTTGCATTTTCTAATTTTGCCAAATCAAGCTGATTTATCTATTGTATTAAACATAGGATACAGTCGTATCAAAATAACACACGATTGTTTTAATATTTTGGATTTGTGTATAATTGTGAGCAAATTCTTCAGACATGAACATTTTTCTTGTCGGTCTAATGCACCAAAGTATACGTTACACAAGCgcaaatatatataaaagcaTGACTTAATAATCTAGTAACACAAAATATTAGTTATTTAATGAATAACTGTACCTGGTGTTGGTTTCTTTCCTTAGGACAGGAACAACATTGAAAGGTACAGCGCCGTGCTATAACCAGACAATAACCAATCAATGAAGAGTGGTGAGTGATGTCACGCAAAGGTTGTCCAATGAGCGCCCAGAATTTAGTCACATCAGCTTCGGTGTCTTTCGTGATTGGCCAATTGGGTGATCTGCTCATTGCGAAAGGCTTCCGCGATGCCCCTTGCCTTAGCTGGACCCGAGCTCAAACACCCATCAAAATGTTACCAAAAAGTCACCTTAAAAGGTCCGCTTCGACACTTTAACTCGGAAAAAGAGGGGCCAGCTACAAGATCCCGGTGGACGTATTTTATTACATATTTTTATGCTCATATTGTCTACAAACATGGGTCCTAAAAAAACGGAGCACCGTCCACAAACATTACAATTTAACTTGGCTTCGTGTAAAATACAGTTATGTCACAGGGTAGAACATAAACTCATTGATGGTGACAAGGGATTACGCCTTCCACTCAATTCGGCGACATTTAATGCCTCTCAGAGTTGGATTATTATGCGCATTCATGTCGTTTGCGCAACagccctaaaaaaaaacaacaaaaaacaatggcATTAAAAATCCACTAGGTGTCACAATTGCTCCACAAAAATCATATTGCTCAAGCAATGCACAACAAATATAGTCAAGTAGCCATGGGGTCAAGCCATTAACCCCGAATGGCATCACGATTACGTCATCACAAAGTCTATTAGCCACATGACTGTGATGTAGAGCAATATGCCCTCTTTTGGGTGTCATCATGACTGTGGGCTAGAGTCGTTTTGCCCTGCCGATATCATTGGCACAAATCATCGTAGTCGTTCGACTATGAACTAGAGCCGCAACTGGCGGGATCTTAACGAAAGCTCAAATTAAGTGGGGACTATTATCTTGTCGGCACCAATGTGGCACTGAAACCACCAAATAGAGAGGAAAATGGAGCCCACGGACAAGTACTCCCTAAAACAAAATGTGCAACTCCTCCAGTATCAGACGGAGAGGTTTAGACAGCTATGGACGAAGGGGAGTGAATGGTTCGAAGAGCTCAAGCATTACTACAACCAGCTCAATGAAGAGTGGCAAACCCAGTGGCTGAATAGGGAGGAGACCATAGCATCCTCCCTGAGGAACCTGGAGGTGGACTATATCAAATTATTAGAGGAATATACCAAAGTGTACAACAGCAGGGAGGCCAATGAGAGGATTCTACTCCAAACCAATGCTGACTTACACAAGCGTAATTTAGATCTCAAGCAATACCACATGCAACTCAACCAAGTGTGGCAAAGCCGCTGGATGAAACGGGAAAAAAGCATTGCCTCCCAAGTGCAATATCTGGAAGCGGACAATAGGATACTGGTGATGGAAAAAGCCGAGCTGTCTTACAGAATGCAGGCCAATGAAAAGATGTTCTTGAAAACCAAGGCTGAATTGTACAAAACCAATTTAGAGCTGGAGAAACTAAAAGCTTCCAAAGATTCTCTCTCCATGGAAATGTCAGACAAGGAGGTGAGCTGGAACCAAGAGAAAGGCAAACTGCTGAGAGAACGACAAGAGCTTCTTGACCAAATCAAGACCTTTGATCACCTGATCCTGCGTGTGGTATGTGTACATGAGTTCTAGgtcagattattattattatttattttttattaaatcaCTAATATTTGAATAGGGGGGTAGTAATCGTTTTAAATCCACTGTATATTTGAGATTCAACCACCATTGCTCATGTGCCTGATTTTTTCCATTCAGGAAATTGCTGTCAGAGCGATGGAGGAATGGACAAAGATGAAGCAGGGCGACAACAGAACCAACTCTGAGGAAAAAGAGCGCATCAGGCAGTGGGAGGAAGCAAGGCAAGGGGGTGATGACAAGCTAGAAGGGACCCACAACACCAAATACCAGGCCACTTGTGAAGAGGAGCAATATGtggaggaagatgaaggagatgggGAGGCAGCCATGCAAGAGAGTTATGAGGACCAAGAGAGCGACGACAACGAAGACagcgaggaggaagaagagagcgACGAGGACACAGAGAGCGACGAGGAGGACACAGAGAGCGACGAGGAAGAAGAGAgcgacgaggaagaggagggcgaCGAGGAGGCCGAGAACAAGGGAGGGCGTGACTGCAAAGGCGACGACGGAGAGTGGGAAGACTGTGACGACAACGAGTGGGAAGACTGCGATGCCGACGACGACGAGGTGGACGATGACcgggaggaggagaaagaggacGACGGAGACGAAGGGGACAGAGAATATGATGAAGAGGATGACCAAGAGGAAGGGCAAGAGGATGAGCAAGacaaggaggaagaggatgacCAAGACAAAAGGGAAGAGGATGACCAAGATGATGTGGAAGAGGATGACCAAGAGGACGTGGAAGAGGAAGGCCAAGATGGTGACCGCGAGGAAGGAGATGAAGGTGACCAGGATAAAAACACAG
The nucleotide sequence above comes from Syngnathus scovelli strain Florida chromosome 15, RoL_Ssco_1.2, whole genome shotgun sequence. Encoded proteins:
- the LOC125982243 gene encoding lathosterol oxidase, translated to MDLVLNVADYYVFTPYVYPASWSEDGALRQILSLLVVTNLGATILYLGLGALSYYFVFDHNLMKHPHFLENQVQREIKYALTSLPWISIPTVALFFAEVRGYSKVYDNVHDSPLGWTGLFLSMISFLLFTDMCIYWIHRFLHHKLIYKLFHKPHHVWKIPTPFASHAFHPVDGFMQGLPYHIYPFLFPLHKVLYLVLYVFVNIWTISIHDGDYRVPSAMTGVINGSAHHTDHHLFFDYNYGQYFTLWDRLGGSYRYPSALMGKGPHDLIRKLRAEGKLDSGKANGHSNAMRKEE